In Lepidochelys kempii isolate rLepKem1 chromosome 10, rLepKem1.hap2, whole genome shotgun sequence, a single window of DNA contains:
- the LOC140918289 gene encoding uncharacterized protein → MQSSSAQVTMMESQNRKRAPAWTEREVRDLIAVWGEESVLSELRSSFQNAKTFVKISQGMKDRGHNRDPKQCRVKLKELRQAYQKTREANSHSGSEPQTCRFYDELHAILGGSATTTPAVLFDSFNGDGGNTEAGFGDEEDDDEEEVVDSSQQASGETGFPDSQELFLTLDLEPVPPEPTQGCLLDPAGGEGTSAACVSIITGSSPSQRLVKLRKKKKNALAMKCSPSSCCPPTLTEHRRMRGGK, encoded by the exons atgcagagctcatcagcacaggtgaccatgatggagtcccagaatcgcaaaagagctccagcatggaccgaacgggaggtacgggatctgatcgctgtttggggagaggaatccgtgctatcagaactccgttccagttttcaaaatgccaaaacctttgtcaaaatctcccagggcatgaaggacagaggccataacagggacccgaagcagtgccgcgtgaaactgaaggagctgaggcaagcctaccagaaaaccagagaggcgaacagccactctgggtcagagccccaaacatgccgcttctatgatgagctgcatgccattttagggggttcagccaccactaccccagccgtgttgtttgactccttcaatggagatggaggcaatacggaagcaggttttggggacgaagaagatgatgatgaggaggaggttgtagatagctcacagcaagcaagcggagaaaccggttttcccgacagccaggaactgtttctcaccctagacctggagccagtaccccccgaacccacccaaggctgcctcctggacccagcaggcggagaagggacctctg ctgcatgtgtttcaattatcacaggatcttctccttcccagaggctagtgaagcttagaaagaaaaaaaaaaatgcactcgcgatgaaatgttctccgagctcatgctgtcctcccacactgacagagcacagacgaatgcgtggaggcaaataa